The following proteins come from a genomic window of Populus nigra chromosome 6, ddPopNigr1.1, whole genome shotgun sequence:
- the LOC133697653 gene encoding psbP-like protein 1, chloroplastic, with protein sequence MASLQNSPSVYHTLSPYSLPQVGGAQKNHGMLSFCRRGLSFLVRAEQSSPNSTSLSQVRFGRRELIAVSVIAPWVSMVNQTPPSFAAESKKGFLLVTDKKDGYSFVYPFGWQEVVIEGQDKVFKDVIEPLESISVNVIPTVKQDIRDFGPPQQVAETLIKKVLAPPSQKTKLIEAKEHGADGKIYYTFEFVAQAPNFTRHALSAIAIGNGKFYTLTTGANERRWEKMKDKLQTVIDSFEIFNV encoded by the exons ATGGCTTCTTTACAAAACTCACCCTCAGTTTATCATACATTATCTCCATATTCTCTCCCTCAG GTCGGAGGAGCACAAAAGAATCATGGAATGTTGTCTTTCTGTAGAAGAggcctttcttttcttgttaggGCCGAGCAATCATCACCAAATTCAACTTCTCTTTCTCAAG TTAGATTTGGGAGACGTGAATTGATAGCAGTGAGTGTCATTGCTCCTTGGGTATCCATGGTTAACCAAACTCCTCCATCAT TTGCTGCAGAATCTAAAAAGGGATTTCTTTTAGTCACGGACAAGAAGGATGGATACTCATTTGTCTACCCATTTGGGTGGCAG GAAGTTGTCATCGAAGGACAAGACAAGGTCTTTAAAGATGTCATCGAGCCCTTAGAAAGTATCAGTGTGAATGTGATCCCTACCGTCAAACAAGATATTCGAGACTTTGGACCTCCACAACAG GTTGCTGAAACATTGATAAAAAAGGTTTTGGCCCCTCCTTCacagaaaacaaaactaattgAGGCAAAAGAG CACGGTGCTGATGGGAAAATTTATTACACATTTGAGTTCGTTGCTCAGGCTCCAAATTTTACCCGCCATGCTCTTAGTGCAATCGCTATTGGCAATG GTAAATTCTACACTTTGACAACGGGAGCCAATGAACGAAGGTGGGAGAAGATGAAGGATAAATTGCAGACGGTCATTGATTCCTTCGAAATTTTCAATGTTTGA
- the LOC133697957 gene encoding photosynthetic NDH subunit of lumenal location 1, chloroplastic: protein MAISSLSLSWASTTLSQKLSVPGSNEILPRVAAFSGNNSVTCTAEATFNEESNCKRRLLLLGVGALTTSLVPANFLFAEEIPKNYTSFVDFEDGYSYYYPSDWIDFDFRGHDSAFKDRTKQLQNVRVRFIPTEKKDIHELGPMEEAIYFLVKHRYAAPNQMPTIYSMQEKTVEGKNYYTFEYELTSPNYSSVSFATIVIANGRFYTLIVGANERRWRRYRSQLKVVADSFKVLDI, encoded by the exons ATGGCAATATCTTCACTCTCATTGAGTTGGGCTTCCACTACCTTATCCCAAAAG TTAAGTGTCCCTGGTTCAAATGAAATATTGCCTAGAGTAGCAGCATTTTCTGGAAATAACTCTGTAACATGCACGGCAGAGGCAACTTTCAATGAAGAGA GCAATTGCAAGAGACGTCTGCTACTGCTAGGAGTTGGAGCACTAACGACAAGTTTAGTCCCAGCAAATTTCCTTTTTGCTGAAG AGATACCAAAGAACTACACATCTTTTGTGGACTTTGAAGATGGGTATTCATATTATTACCCCTCAGACTGGATT GATTTTGACTTCAGGGGACATGATTCTGCATTTAAGGACAGGACGAAGCAATTGCAGAATGTTAGGGTGAGATTTATACCAACCGAGAAAAAAGACATTCATGAATTGGGTCCAATGGAAGAG GCTATATACTTTTTGGTGAAGCACAGGTATGCAGCACCAAATCAAATGCCAACCATATATAGCATGCAGGAG AAAACCGTAGAGGGAAAAAACTACTACACCTTCGAGTACGAACTTACATCTCCAAACTACTCAAGTGTTTCATTTGCAACCATAGTTATTGCCAATG GGAGATTTTACACTCTGATAGTTGGCGCAAATGAAAGACGGTGGAGAAGATATCGCAGTCAGCTTAAAGTGGTAGCAGACTCTTTTAAGGTGCTTGACATCTAA
- the LOC133697633 gene encoding aquaporin TIP1-2-like, whose product MPINRIAFGTPREASHPDALRAALAEFISTLIFVFAGSGSGMAFNKLTDNASTTPSGLVAAALAHAFALFVAVSVGANISGGHVNPAVTFGALIGGNITLLRSILYWIAQLLGSVVACLLLKFATGGLETPAFGLSSGVGAWNALVFEIVMTFGLVYTVYATAVDPKKGNLGIIAPIAIGFIVGANILAGGAFDGASMNPAVSFGPAVVSWTWTNHWVYWLGPFIGAAIAALVYDNIFIGSGGHEPLPTNDF is encoded by the exons ATGCCTATCAATAGAATAGCATTTGGAACACCTAGAGAGGCAAGCCACCCAGACGCACTTAGGGCTGCATTGGCGGAGTTCATCTCCAcgcttatttttgtatttgccGGTTCAGGATCTGGCATGGCTTTCA ACAAGTTGACCGACAATGCTTCGACTACTCCTTCTGGTCTAGTAGCTGCCGCATTGGCCCATGCATTCGCACTCTTTGTGGCTGTTTCGGTTGGCGCTAACATTTCTGGTGGTCATGTGAATCCGGCTGTGACCTTCGGTGCACTTATTGGCGGAAATATCACACTGTTGAGGAGCATTTTGTATTGGATTGCTCAGTTGCTAGGATCTGTTGTTGCTTGCTTGCTACTTAAATTTGCCACTGGTGGATTG GAAACACCAGCTTTTGGATTATCATCTGGGGTGGGCGCATGGAACGCGCTAGTTTTTGAGATTGTAATGACCTTTGGACTGGTCTACACAGTGTATGCCACAGCCGTGGATCCAAAGAAGGGAAATTTGGGCATTATTGCACCTATTGCAATTGGTTTCATTGTTGGTGCCAACATCCTAGCTGGTGGTGCTTTTGATGGTGCATCCATGAACCCAGCTGTCTCTTTTGGTCCTGCTGTTGTGAGCTGGACTTGGACGAACCACTGGGTTTACTGGCTTGGCCCATTCATCGGTGCTGCCATTGCTGCCCTTGTCTATGATAACATCTTCATTGGCAGTGGTGGACATGAGCCACTTCCCACCAATGATTTCTAA
- the LOC133697956 gene encoding ABC transporter B family member 20 has translation MMIPRGLFGWSPPHIQPLTPVSEVSEPPESPSPYLDASAEAAAAAAQAEAEEEIDEAEEMEPPPAAVPFSRLFACADRLDWGLMIVGSLAAAAHGTALVVYLHFFGKIIGVLEILPGERFDRFTHLAMHIVYLAVGVFAAGWIEVSCWILTGERQTAVIRSKYVQVLLNQDMSFFDTYGNNGDIVSQVLSDVLLIQSALSEKVGNYIHNMATFFSGLVIGFVNCWQIALITLATGPFIVAAGGISNIFLHRLAESIQDAYAEAASIAEQALSYTRTLYAFTNETLAKYSYATSLQATLRYGILISLVQGLGLGFTYGLAICSCALQLWVGRFLVTDRKAHGGEIVTALFAVILSGLGLNQAATNFYSFDQGRIAAYRLFEMISRSSSTVNQDGDSLVAVQGNIEFRNVYFSYLSRPEIPILSGFYLTVPAKKAVALVGRNGSGKSSIIPLMERFYDPTLGEVLLDGENIKNLKLEWLRSQVGLVTQEPALLSLSIIDNISYGRDATMDQIEEAAKIAHAHTFISSLEKGYETQVGRAGLALTEEQKIKLSIARAVLLNPTILLLDEVTGGLDFEAERAVQEALDLLMLGRSTIIIARRLSLIKNADYIAVMEEGQLVEMGTHDELLTLDGLYAELLKCEEAAKLPRRMPVRNYTETAAFQVEKDSSTGHSYQEPSSPKMAKSPSLQRVPGIFRPPDSMFNSQESPKVLSPPPEKMIENGLPLDGADKEPSIRRQDSFEMRLPELPKIDVQSAHRHTSNGSGPESPVSPLLTSDPKNERSHSQTFSRPHSHSDDVPIKVKEARDVKHQKEPPFWRLAELSLAEWLYAVLGSIGAAIFGSFNPLLAYVISLIVTAYYRREHHWRQDVDRWCLMIAIMGIVTVVANFLQHFYFGIMGEKMTERVRRMMFSAMLRNEVGWFDEEDNSADTLSMRLANDATFVRAAFSNRLSIFIQDSAAVIVAVVIGMLLQWRLALVALATLPVLTVSAIAQKLWLAGFSRGIQEMHRKASLVLEDAVRNIYTVVAFCAGNKVMELYRLQLKKIFKQSFVHGMAIGFGFGFSQFLLFACNALLLWYTAYSEKNLHVDLHTALKEYMVFSFATFALVEPFGLAPYILKRRKSLISVFEIIDREPKIDPDDNSALKPPNVYGSIELKNVDFCYPTRPEVLVLSNFSLKVNGGQTVAVVGVSGSGKSTIISLIERFYDPVAGQVLLDGRDLKLYNLRWLRNHLGLVQQEPIIFSTTIKENIIYARHNASEAEMKEAARIANAHHFISSLPHGYDTHVGMRGVDLTPGQKQRIAIARVVLKNAPILLLDEASSSIESESSRVVQEALDTLVMGNKTTILIAHRAAMMRHVDNIVVLNGGRIVEDGTHNSLMAKNGLYVRLMQPHFGKGLRQHRLI, from the exons ATGATGATCCCCAGGGGATTATTCGGATGGTCCCCACCTCATATACAGCCATTGACGCCGGTATCGGAGGTTTCCGAGCCGCCGGAGAGTCCTTCTCCGTACTTAGATGCCAGCGCGGAGGCGGCCGCGGCTGCCGCTCAGGCGGAAGCGGAGGAGGAGATCGACGAGGCTGAGGAGATGGAGCCGCCGCCAGCTGCTGTTCCGTTCTCGAGGTTGTTTGCTTGTGCTGATAGGTTAGATTGGGGGCTCATGATCGTTGGTTCGCTTGCAGCTGCTGCGCATGGGACTGCTCTTGTTGTTTACTTGCATTTCTTTGGGAAGATTATTGGGGTTTTGGAGATTCTGCCGGGGGAGCGATTTGACAGGTTTACTCAT CTTGCCATGCACATTGTATACTTAGCTGTGGGTGTTTTTGCTGCTGGTTGGATTG AGGTTTCCTGCTGGATTCTAACTGGGGAACGACAGACTGCGGTCATCAGGTCGAAGTATGTTCAAGTATTACTCAATCAGGACATGAGCTTTTTTGACACCTATGGGAATAACGGGGATATTGTTAGCCAAGTATTGAGTGATGTGCTCCTCATTCAATCTGCTTTGAGTGAAAAG GTTGGAAATTATATTCATAACATGGCTACGTTTTTTAGTGGTCTTGTTATTGGATTTGTCAACTGCTGGCAGATTGCACTCATAACTTTAGCCACTGGCCCATTCATTGTTGCTGCAGGAGGTATCTCAAATATATTTCTTCATAGGCTTGCTGAGAGCATTCAAGATGCATATGCTGAAGCAGCTAGCATTGCTGAACAG GCACTCTCTTACACTAGGACCTTATATGCATTCACAAATGAAACTCTGGCCAAATATTCATATGCAACGTCACTACAAGCAACTTTGAGATATGGTATTTTAATTAGCCTTGTTCAAGGACTTGGGCTTGGTTTTACATATGGACTTGCAATATGTTCTTGTGCCTTGCAACTTTGGGTTGGAAGGTTTCTGGTTACAGATCGTAAAGCTCATGGTGGTGAAATAGTGACAGCCCTTTTTGCTGTAATTTTAAGTGGCCT TGGGCTGAATCAAGCTGCAACCAATTTCTATTCATTTGATCAAGGACGGATCGCTGCTTATAGACTTTTTGAGATGATAAGTAGATCATCTTCCACAGTTAATCAGGATGGAGACAGCCTAGTGGCAGTGCAAGGAAATATCGAGTTTCGGAATGTTTATTTTAGCTATCTATCTCGTCCTGAGATCCCCATCTTGAGTGGATTTTACCTCACTGTACCAGCTAAAAAAGCAGTGGCTCTTGTTGGCAGAAATGGTTCTGGAAAAAGCAGCATTATCCCACTCATGGAGCGCTTTTATGATCCTACCTTAG GAGAAGTTCTTCTTGATGGAGAGAACATAAAAAACCTGAAACTGGAATGGCTCAGAAGCCAAGTAGGACTGGTCACCCAGGAACCTGCCTTGTTAAGTTTGAGTATAATTGATAACATTTCATATGGACGAGATGCTACTATGGATCAGATTGAAGAAGCTGCCAAAATAGCACATGCACATACATTTATCAGTTCACTTGAGAAAGGCTACGAGACACAG GTGGGTAGGGCTGGTTTAGCATTGACAGAGGAGCAGAAAATTAAACTTTCTATCGCCAGAGCAGTGCTTTTGAATCCAACAATTCTTCTGCTTGATGAGGTTACTGGTGGACTTGATTTTGAAGCTGAGAGAGCAGTTCAAGAGGCACTAGATCTTCTCATGTTGGGACGTTCAACCATTATAATAGCTAGACGTCTTAGTCTAATCAAGAATGCTGATTATATAGCTGTAATGGAGGAGGGCCAGCTTGTTGAAATGGGTACACATGACGAACTATTAACCTTGGATGGTCTGTATGCAGAGCTTCTCAAATGTGAAGAAGCAGCAAAACTTCCAAGGAG GATGCCAGTTAGAAACTACACAGAGACTGCTGCTTTCCAAGTTGAAAAGGATTCTTCTACCGGCCATAGCTATCAAGAACCATCCTCTCCTAAAATGGCAAAGTCACCATCGCTTCAGAGGGTCCCTGGTATATTTCGGCCTCCAGATAGCATGTTTAATTCGCAAGAATCACCAAAAGTTCTCAGCCCACCACCAGAGAAGATGATAGAAAATGGTCTTCCCTTGGATGGTGCTGATAAGGAACCATCAATAAGAAGGCAGGATAGTTTTGAAATGAGACTCCCTGAGTTACCCAAGATTGATGTCCAGTCTGCACATCGACATACATCAAATGGTTCAGGCCCTGAATCCCCTGTTTCTCCACTTTTGACATCTGATCCTAAAAATGAGCGTTCCCACTCACAGACTTTTAGTCGACCCCACAGTCACTCTGATGATGTTCCAATTAAAGTGAAGGAAGCAAGGGATGTAAAACATCAGAAAGAACCACCATTTTGGAGACTAGCAGAGCTTAGTCTTGCAGAGTGGCTTTATGCTGTGTTAGGAAGCATTGGTGCTGCTATTTTTGGTTCTTTCAATCCACTTCTTGCTTATGTTATTTCACTGATAGTGACTGCTTATTATAGACGAGAACACCACTGGCGACAGGATGTAGACAGGTGGTGCTTGATGATTGCCATCATGGGTATAGTGACTGTTGTTGCCAATTTCTTGCAGCACTTCTATTTTGGCATCATGGGAGAGAAAATGACTGAACGAGTCCGCAGAATGATgttttcag CAATGCTACGGAATGAAGTTGGATGGTTTGATGAAGAGGATAATAGTGCTGACACATTATCCATGCGCTTGGCAAATGATGCTACTTTTGTACGAGCTGCATTCAGCAATCGACTTTCAATATTTATACAGGACAGTGCCGCAGTTATTGTGGCTGTTGTCATTGGGATGCTGCTTCAGTGGCGATTGGCTCTTGTGGCATTGGCAACCCTGCCAGTTCTCACTGTCTCTGCAATCGCACAG AAGTTGTGGCTTGCTGGATTTTCTAGGGGCATCCAGGAGATGCACAGAAAGGCATCACTGGTCCTTGAGGATGCTGTTAGAAACATTTATACTGTCGTGGCATTCTGTGCTGGTAACAAAGTAATGGAGCTCTACAGATTGCAactgaagaaaatatttaagCAGAGTTTTGTCCATGGAATGGCcattggttttggatttggtttttCACAGTTTCTTCTTTTTGCCTGTAATGCCCTTCTTCTCTGGTACACTGCATACTCTGAAAAGAATCTCCATGTTGATCTTCATACAGCTCTCAAGGAGTATATGGTTTTCTCTTTTGCAACATTTGCACTGGTGGAACCTTTTGGATTGGCTCCATACATACTTAAGCGGCGAAAATCTCTTATTTCAGTATTTGAAATTATAGATCGAGAACCTAAGATTGACCCAGATGATAACTCAGCACTGAAGCCTCCAAATGTTTATGGAAGCATCGAGTTGAAGAATGTGGATTTCTGCTATCCAACTCGCCCAGAAGTGTTGGTATTGAGCAATTTCAGTCTCAAAGTTAATGGAGGACAAACTGTAGCTGTGGTGGGAGTTTCAGGGTCTGGAAAAAGCactataatttctttaattgagAGATTTTATGATCCAGTTGCTGGTCAGGTCCTGCTGGATGGTCGGGatttaaaactttataatttgagaTGGTTGAGGAACCATCTAGGTCTTGTTCAGCAGGAACCAATTATCTTTTCAACaactataaaagaaaatattatatatgccAGGCACAATGCCAGCGAAGCTGAGATGAAAGAGGCTGCTAGAATTGCTAATGCTCACCATTTCATCAGTAGCCTGCCTCATGGTTATGACACCCATGTGGGAATGAGGGGCGTGGACCTTACCCCAGGACAGAAGCAGAGAATTGCAATTGCTCGAGTAGTGCTCAAGAATGCACCCATCTTGTTATTGGATGAAGCCAGCTCATCCATTGAATCTGAATCAAGTCGTGTGGTACAAGAGGCACTAGATACTCTGGTTATGGGAAACAAAACTACCATTCTGATAGCTCATAGAGCGGCAATGATGAGGCATGTTGATAACATTGTGGTTCTAAATGGAGGGCGAATTGTTGAGGATGGGACCCATAATTCTTTGATGGCAAAGAATGGTTTGTATGTCAGATTGATGCAGCCCCATTTTGGAAAGGGTTTGCGTCAACATCGACTAATTTAA